A DNA window from Calliphora vicina chromosome 1, idCalVici1.1, whole genome shotgun sequence contains the following coding sequences:
- the LOC135948864 gene encoding uncharacterized protein LOC135948864, which produces MMRQRQRKTIEELYGSKLETPKFQVSTTTHPNIAPKTGRTTERDCGYIISSNTPYSGPAPTNTAGSAAATKPLNTGKETSRRKSARHSNKLPMEDGRRSPIQTAKAEKVSFNAPVNTTNMYDNKMYGNYKDIPADSVPHQHHQHHHHQHQNQRNSGHDEDKDDDTDEFFDLIRRTVESAIGKSISDLLNRNFRELCCKVERFSAELKNTNALLGQMQNELNNKIIHYGEENSRHFRYLCMKSEYDKMFYQHQTLITAAKTPTTATSTSETKKPEKRKSAPKLSTSTPKMQRGASEKSNANNSCPCRSGKTPTSEIKEPNKTSSEDISQKSSEVGMREVLEHIQKFCNQMQLNDFKYEQSSEGGGTSQKRNVMRPEDMIKINTEIFDDENDEDDDDWEISSDGMTPRNREDVTNKYGGNTTRGCVTQRGNNGAGDG; this is translated from the exons ATGATGCGACAAAGACAACGTAAAACAATCGAAGAACTTTATGGCAGCAAATTAGAGACACCAAAATTCCAAGTATCAACAACAACTCACCCAAATATTGCACCAAAGACAGGGCGCACTACAGAACGCGATTGTGGCTATATAATCAGCTCAAATACACCCTACAGTGGACCAGCGCCAACTAACACAGCCGGCagtgcagcagcaacaaaaccTTTGAACACAGGCAAAGAAACATCCAGACGTAAAAGTGCTAGACATTCAAACAAACTGCCCATGGAGGATGGTAGACGCTCACCAATACAGACAGCTAAAGCTGAAAAAGTATCCTTTAACGCTCCAGTGAACACAACAAATATGTATGACAACAAAATGTATGGCAACTATAAAGACATTCCAGCCGATAGTGTTCCTCATCAGCATCATCAGCATCACCATCATCAGCATCAGAATCAGCGTAACAGTGGTCATGATGAGGATAAAGATGATGATACCGATGAATTCTTTGACTTGATACGACGCACTGTAGAAAGTGCTATTGGG AAGTCGATATCGGATCTACTTAATCGCAATTTCAGGGAACTGTGCTGCAAGGTGGAACGTTTTTCAGCTGAGCTAAAGAACACTAATGCTCTGTTAGGCCAAATgcaaaatgaattaaataata AAATCATTCACTATGGCGAAGAAAATTCTCGTCACTTTCGTTACCTCTGCATGAAATCTGAATACGATAAAATGTTCTACCAACATCAAACATTGATTACCGCAGCTAAGACACCAACCACTGCCACCTCCACTTCGGAAACAAAAAAACCCGAAAAACGTAAAAGCGCACCCAAATTAAGTACCAGCACACCTAAAATGCAACGAGGCGCTAGTGAAAAGTCCAATGCAAACAACTCCTGTCCCTGTCGCTCCGGCAAAACTCCAACCAGCGAAATTAAAGAACCAAATAAAACTTCATCCGAAGACATATCACAAAAATCTTCTGAAGTGGGCATGCGCGAGGTGCTCGAACACATACAGAAATTTTGCAACCAAATGCAATTGAACGATTTCAAATACGAACAAAGCAGTGAGGGTGGTGGTACAAGTCAAAAGCGAAATGTCATGCGACCTGAGGATATGATTAAGATCAATACGGAGATCTTTGATGATGAAaatgatgaagatgatgatgattggGAAATAAGTTCGGATGGCATGACACCAAGAAATAGAGAAGAtgttacaaataaatatggtGGCAACACGACCAGAGGTTGTGTTACCCAACGAGGAAATAATGGTGCAGGTGATGGCTGA